From Syntrophales bacterium:
TGGCAAAGGAGGGAAATCTCTATGTGGAGTGGTCAGCCAACGAAAAAGTGGCCATGGAGGTCGCTGCGGCGGCGTCCTTTGCCGGACTGAGGTCCCTCTGTACCATGAAACAAAATGGTGTGCATGTAACGTCCGATTTCCTCCTCCATCTTGCCGCTTCCGGAACCAGGGGGGGGATGATTCTCGTCTCCTGTGAGGACCCGGGGGCATTATCCAGTGTCAACGAGGTGGAATCCCGCTATTTTGCCCCCATGATCGAGATCCCCCTCCTCGAACCGGCGGATTTCCAGGAAGCTAAAGATATGACCAGATGGGCTTTTGAACTCTCAGAAGAGATCAGGAATATCGTCATGGTGCGAAGTGTCACCCGCCTTTCCCATGGCAGCGGGAATGTCAGCTTTGGTAAACTTCCCGACACGAAAAGGCAGGCCGAATTTAAGAGTGATGGTCCTATCCTCGATCCGGATGAGGGCCTGGTGTTCAGTGCACCGGTCGTCTATAAACATCAGCTCCAGCAGGAAAAAATAAAAAGGGCAAGGGAGATATTTGAATTGAGTCCCTTTAATACCTATCAGGGACCGGAGAAACCAGAGCTTTTGCTCATCACTTGTAGCATCTGTTATCTCTACTGCCGGGAGGCTATCAGTCTACTGGGGGTTAAAGAGAGGGTAGGCGTATTGAAGTTCGGTACCACCTGGCCACTGCCACCAGAACTCCTCAAGAGACATCTATCCCTGACGGACAATATCCTGATTGTGGAGGAGGTCCGACCATTTCTCGAAGAGCATGTAAAGATCCTTGCCGCTGAGATGGCCCCGGAGATCGGGATCAAGACCTTTTACGGTAAGGAAACCGGCCATTTTCCCTCGGTGGGAGAGCTGAACCCCGATCTTGTAGTATCGGCTCTGAGCAAGATCCTGGGAGTCAGTAGTTATATCGGAATGCCTCCCGACTATGAAAAAAAGGCAGAGATGCTGACCTCAACCCGGACCCCCAGGAGAGACCTGATCTTCTGCCCTGGCTGCCCTCACAGGGCATCCCTCTGGTCAATTCATAACGCCCTGCAAATGGATGGCCGCAGAGGTTTCGTCTGTGGTGATATTGGCTGTTATTCCATGGCCATCCTCTCTCCGTCCTGTGGTTTTGGCACCATGAAGACATTACATTCCATGGGCTCCGGGACAGGTATTGCCAGCGGCTTTGGAAAATTCGGGCAGTTTGGCATGGAGCAACCGGTGTTGACTGTTTGTGGGGATTCCACGTTTTACCATGCCGTCATCCCGGCCCTGATCAACGCCGTCCATCATGCGGCGAATATGACGTTGATCGTCCTGGATAACGGCGGAACGGCGATGACGGGATTCCAGTCCCACCCCGGTCTGACGGTCAATGCCATGGGAGAGGAGGTGCCGGCCGTTGACATTGCGAAGATATGCGAGTCCCTCGGTGTCAGGGTGGAAATTCGTGACCCCTTTGATCTGGAGGAAACCCGGAAAGTGATAAACCGGTTTCTGGAAGAGGAAGATGGTGTCAGGGTGTTGATCCTCCGACAGATATGTGGATTGAGTCCTGAGAAGAAG
This genomic window contains:
- a CDS encoding thiamine pyrophosphate-dependent enzyme; its protein translation is MMSKLIEQKEGVQYLLMGNEAIARGALEAGVSVACGYPGTPSSEIIETLSKVAKEGNLYVEWSANEKVAMEVAAAASFAGLRSLCTMKQNGVHVTSDFLLHLAASGTRGGMILVSCEDPGALSSVNEVESRYFAPMIEIPLLEPADFQEAKDMTRWAFELSEEIRNIVMVRSVTRLSHGSGNVSFGKLPDTKRQAEFKSDGPILDPDEGLVFSAPVVYKHQLQQEKIKRAREIFELSPFNTYQGPEKPELLLITCSICYLYCREAISLLGVKERVGVLKFGTTWPLPPELLKRHLSLTDNILIVEEVRPFLEEHVKILAAEMAPEIGIKTFYGKETGHFPSVGELNPDLVVSALSKILGVSSYIGMPPDYEKKAEMLTSTRTPRRDLIFCPGCPHRASLWSIHNALQMDGRRGFVCGDIGCYSMAILSPSCGFGTMKTLHSMGSGTGIASGFGKFGQFGMEQPVLTVCGDSTFYHAVIPALINAVHHAANMTLIVLDNGGTAMTGFQSHPGLTVNAMGEEVPAVDIAKICESLGVRVEIRDPFDLEETRKVINRFLEEEDGVRVLILRQICGLSPEKKAGKRYEMRVDEELCLGENCGCNRLCTRIFRCPGINWDKEKKKARIDEVICAGCGVCSFICPAEAIKREEAA